The Edwardsiella tarda ATCC 15947 = NBRC 105688 region CCTTGCTCTTCACGTGCGCCTTCGCATAGTCCACCCCGGCGGTACCACTCTTGACGGCCACCACCTTGCCATCCAGATCCTTAATCCCTTTGATCTCGGCGTTATCGCTCTTGACCATCACCATCAGGCCGCTGTTGTAGTAGCCGTCGGAGAAGTCGATGGCTTTCTTCCGCTCTTCAGTGATGCTGATCCCGGCCAGCGCCAGATCGACGTTATGGGTTTGCAACGCCGGAATGATGCCGCTGAAGTCCATCGGCTTCAGGGTGTAGTTCAGGTGCAGTTGCTTGGCGATGGCCTCCCACAGATCGATATCGAAACCGACATACTTGTCACCTTTCTTGAACTCAAAGGGGACAAAGGCCGTGTCGGTGGCGACGATCAGCGGTTTTTCCGCGGCCTGAGCGCCGAGGGCGAAGGTCAGGGCCAGTGCGGCTACAGAGGCTTTCAACAGTGATTTCATTGTAATGGTTCCTTGTCGTGGCGATAACCCGCTGCGCGGTGTCCCGTGGTGCTGCGCGTCAGCGACGCGAATCAGGACACCGCCTCATCTATTCCTGAACAGTAATGAAAGAAACGTGCCAATAATTTATTTTTATTTGTAATCAATCTATTAAAAGTATTTTTGCCATTAATGCCTATCGGGCGAGCGCGTGAGCACCATAAACTTGCACCATTTTTGTGCATTGTGAGTTGTTTTGGTGCAGAGAAGGGGCGACGGTTGAGCGGGATTGGTGCAGTGCGGGAGATTGAGCGAAATAACGGCAGGTATCGTCTTCATTGTAGAGGAATTTTTATACAATCTTTCAGCGCTCCGCGACGGTGCGGGCGCACCATGGCGGAGCGTAGGCGCCTGGCTTAGCCGTGTGTCGCCCGATAGTGCTGTCGCGTCAGCCAGAGCGCGACGCCTTGGCGGCAGGCCTCGAAGCAGGGCTGTGGTAGCTGACGCGGATCGCACCACTGCCAGCCTTCACACTTATGCGGTTCGCAGCGTTGCGCCTCGCCCACGCTCGGGGCTGCCACCTGCATAATGATGGAGACGGTATGTACCCCCTCGTCGCGCCAGGTCTGTAGATTGTTGGTGACACCGACGAAGTGTGGTGTGGCTATCTGCAGCGCGCACTCTTCGGCCACTTCACGTATCGCCGCCTGCTCGAAGCTCTCGCCGGCCTCGACGTGGCCGCCGGGGATCGACCAATAGGGGGCGTGGCTGCCACAGCGTTTTCCCATGAGGATCTGGCCGTCCGCATTCACGATGATCACGCCGACCCCTACGTTTACTGCCATCTCTATTCCTCCATCAGCAAATTTCAGCTCTACCATTGTCGCACGTGAGATCGCGGGATGACAGCCTTCAGCAAAAATGTGCTGAAGGTCTAAAATTTAATCAGGCTTCGGGAGAAGTGCTTGCGTAACCCGGCGAGAAATACCACACTTCAAGAAACGATTCAGCGTCGTCATGGTGGCCCAGCAACGTAAAGATGGTCCATTTTTTACCTCATGAAGCTGAAACGATTCAATTCGCCGGCGGCGCTTGGTGCAGGCGCGACAACGAGGAGCATCCATCTATGTTTCATCTGACCCCACAGGATATTCACCTGGCTGCGGAAGCAGGAAATAAAGAAGAGGCCATCCGGCAGGTTGCGGCGGCCTTGGTTCAGGCCGGCTATGTCGGCGAGGGCTATGTACAGGGCATGTTACAACGTGAGAAGCAGACGCCGACCTACCTGGGCAATGGCATCGCCATTCCTCACGGCACCACCGACACGCGAGATCAGGTGCTGAAGACCGGCGTTCAGGTGTTTCAGTTCCCGCAGGGGGTAGATTGGGGCGAGGGGGAGCGCGCCTATGTGGCGATCGGGATTGCCGCCAAGTCCGACGAGCACCTGGCGCTGTTGCGTCAGCTGACGCATGTGCTGGGTGACGAGAGCGTCAGCCGCGAGTTAGCGCAAACGACCTCGGCAGAGACCCTGCGCAGCCTGTTGCTCGGCGAGCGTAGCATTGCCGAGTTTCGCTTCGATATCAGCATGATTACCCTGGATGTAGAGACGGATAACCTGATGACGCTGCAGGCGCTGAATGCCGGGCGTTTGCAGCAATGTGGTGCGGTGGGGGGAGAGTTTGTCAGCGATGTCATTCGTCGTCCGCCACTGTGCCTCGGCCAAGGGATCTGGCTGTGTGATAGCGCGCTGGGCGTCAGCGCCAGCGCGGCGGCCGTGGCGCGTCCGCGTCAGCCGTTTGAGGTCGATAGCGAGCAAGTGGCCTTGTTGCTGACGGTCGCCATGGCCGATGCCCAACCGGAAGGGATGCTGGATTA contains the following coding sequences:
- the fruB gene encoding fused PTS fructose transporter subunit IIA/HPr protein, producing the protein MFHLTPQDIHLAAEAGNKEEAIRQVAAALVQAGYVGEGYVQGMLQREKQTPTYLGNGIAIPHGTTDTRDQVLKTGVQVFQFPQGVDWGEGERAYVAIGIAAKSDEHLALLRQLTHVLGDESVSRELAQTTSAETLRSLLLGERSIAEFRFDISMITLDVETDNLMTLQALNAGRLQQCGAVGGEFVSDVIRRPPLCLGQGIWLCDSALGVSASAAAVARPRQPFEVDSEQVALLLTVAMADAQPEGMLDYLSRLLRQQQAERLLTAQSAAEVLALLTSELTDQQLSLSAEFTIRNEHGLHARPGAQLVSTIKQFASQITVANLNGSGIPVNGRSLMKVVALGVKKGHRLRFTASGSDAQQALDVIGQAIADGLGEEIS
- a CDS encoding nucleotide triphosphate diphosphatase NUDT15 codes for the protein MAVNVGVGVIIVNADGQILMGKRCGSHAPYWSIPGGHVEAGESFEQAAIREVAEECALQIATPHFVGVTNNLQTWRDEGVHTVSIIMQVAAPSVGEAQRCEPHKCEGWQWCDPRQLPQPCFEACRQGVALWLTRQHYRATHG
- the glnH gene encoding glutamine ABC transporter substrate-binding protein GlnH, with product MKSLLKASVAALALTFALGAQAAEKPLIVATDTAFVPFEFKKGDKYVGFDIDLWEAIAKQLHLNYTLKPMDFSGIIPALQTHNVDLALAGISITEERKKAIDFSDGYYNSGLMVMVKSDNAEIKGIKDLDGKVVAVKSGTAGVDYAKAHVKSKDLRQFPNIDNAYLELATGRADAVLHDTPNILYFIQTAGNGQFKAVGDSLEAQAYGIAFPKGSDALREQVNGALKTLKENGTYAAIYKKWFGVEPK